In Streptomyces sp. NBC_00091, the following proteins share a genomic window:
- the galE gene encoding UDP-glucose 4-epimerase GalE: MSKYLVTGGAGYVGSVVAAHLLEAGHEVTVLDNLSTGFGEGVPAGATLINGRIQDAARYLDPSYDAVLHFAASSQVGESVVNPGKYWDNNVGGTLALLTAMREAGVRRLVFSSTAATYGEPAGGVLTETSVTAPTNPYGASKLAVDHMIAGECAAHGLAAVSLRYFNVAGAYREFGERHDPETHLIPLVLQVALGERAAISVFGDDYPTPDGTCVRDYIHVADLAEAHLSALRVAAEGEHLVCNLGNGSGFSVREVIETVRKVTGKEIPETAAPRRAGDPAVLVASARTAHERLGWTPTRSDLTNIVTDAWNFARKQRS; the protein is encoded by the coding sequence GTGAGCAAGTACCTGGTCACCGGCGGCGCCGGATACGTGGGCAGCGTGGTCGCCGCCCATCTGCTGGAGGCCGGACACGAGGTCACCGTCCTCGACAACCTCTCCACCGGCTTCGGCGAGGGGGTCCCCGCGGGCGCCACCCTGATCAACGGCAGGATCCAGGACGCCGCCCGGTACCTGGACCCCTCCTACGACGCGGTGCTGCACTTCGCGGCCTCCTCGCAGGTCGGCGAGTCCGTCGTGAACCCCGGCAAGTACTGGGACAACAACGTCGGCGGGACCCTCGCCCTGCTGACCGCGATGCGGGAGGCGGGCGTGCGCCGCCTCGTCTTCTCCTCCACCGCCGCGACCTACGGGGAGCCGGCCGGGGGCGTGCTGACGGAGACCTCGGTGACCGCGCCGACCAACCCGTACGGAGCCTCGAAGCTGGCCGTCGACCACATGATCGCGGGGGAGTGCGCGGCCCACGGCCTCGCCGCGGTCTCGCTGCGCTACTTCAACGTGGCCGGCGCCTACCGGGAGTTCGGCGAGCGGCACGACCCCGAGACGCACCTGATCCCGCTGGTGCTCCAGGTCGCCCTGGGCGAGCGCGCCGCCATCTCGGTCTTCGGGGACGACTACCCGACCCCCGACGGCACCTGCGTGCGCGACTACATCCACGTGGCCGACCTGGCGGAGGCCCACCTGTCCGCGCTGCGCGTCGCGGCCGAGGGCGAGCACCTGGTGTGCAACCTCGGCAACGGCAGCGGCTTCTCGGTCCGCGAGGTGATCGAGACGGTCCGCAAGGTCACCGGCAAGGAGATCCCCGAGACCGCCGCCCCGCGCCGCGCCGGGGACCCGGCGGTCCTCGTCGCCTCCGCGCGCACGGCGCACGAGCGCCTCGGCTGGACCCCGACCCGCTCGGACCTCACCAACATCGTGACGGACGCCTGGAACTTCGCCCGCAAGCAGCGTTCCTGA
- a CDS encoding response regulator transcription factor, with translation MVRIRVLVVDGHRIFAESLAAALAAEPDVDVSAAGSGPAASRCLERAVAEGRRFDVLLVDADLGTGASASATGVLPGQRAPGSGPAPPPADGIALVAGVRVAHPGVRTVVLAERDDPRRAALALQAGASGWVAKDCSLSRLLAVIRGVLREETHLPPALLTGVLRELTAARKHRTDSERLVESLTPREHEVLRCMVAGLGRKDVAARLFLSPHTVRTHMQNVLGKLGVHSTLAAVALARRAGVRPAELAGDVVERSGQLA, from the coding sequence GTGGTTCGTATCCGGGTCCTGGTGGTCGACGGCCACCGCATCTTCGCCGAATCTCTCGCAGCCGCGCTCGCGGCCGAGCCGGACGTGGACGTTTCCGCGGCCGGCAGCGGTCCCGCCGCCTCGCGCTGCCTCGAACGCGCCGTGGCGGAAGGCCGCCGCTTCGACGTGCTGCTCGTCGACGCCGACCTCGGCACCGGCGCGTCCGCGTCCGCGACGGGGGTGCTGCCCGGCCAGCGCGCACCGGGCTCCGGGCCGGCGCCACCGCCGGCGGACGGGATCGCCCTCGTCGCCGGGGTCCGCGTGGCCCACCCCGGGGTGCGCACCGTGGTCCTCGCCGAGCGCGACGACCCCCGCCGGGCTGCGCTCGCCCTTCAGGCGGGGGCCTCCGGGTGGGTGGCCAAGGACTGCTCGCTCTCGCGCCTGCTCGCCGTCATCCGCGGGGTGCTGCGCGAGGAGACCCACCTGCCGCCCGCCCTGCTCACCGGGGTGCTGCGGGAGCTGACCGCCGCCCGCAAGCACCGTACGGACAGCGAACGGCTCGTCGAGTCCCTCACCCCGCGCGAACACGAGGTGCTGCGCTGCATGGTGGCGGGGCTGGGCCGCAAGGACGTGGCGGCGCGGCTGTTCCTGTCCCCGCACACGGTCCGCACCCACATGCAGAACGTGCTGGGCAAGCTCGGCGTGCACTCCACCCTGGCCGCCGTGGCACTGGCCCGGCGGGCCGGCGTACGTCCCGCGGAGCTAGCCGGGGATGTTGTCGAACGGAGCGGTCAACTGGCGTAG
- a CDS encoding MarR family winged helix-turn-helix transcriptional regulator, which yields MEDEVDRLVAAWRRERPDLDVEPLEVLSRVSRLARHLDRARRLAFSEHGLEPWEFDVLTSLRRAGAPYQLSPGQLLTQTLVTSGTMTNRIDRLAKKGLVERLPDPSDRRGVLVRLTPEGRDRADQSLAGLLAQERAILAQLSTAQRGDLAGLLRQLTAPFDNIPG from the coding sequence ATGGAGGACGAGGTCGACCGACTGGTCGCGGCATGGCGGCGAGAGCGCCCTGACCTCGACGTGGAACCGCTCGAAGTGCTCAGCCGCGTCAGCCGGCTCGCGCGCCACCTCGACCGGGCACGCAGGCTCGCCTTCTCCGAGCACGGCCTGGAGCCGTGGGAGTTCGACGTCCTGACCTCGCTGCGGCGCGCGGGCGCGCCCTACCAGCTCTCCCCCGGACAGTTGCTGACGCAGACCCTCGTCACCTCCGGCACCATGACCAACCGCATCGACCGGCTCGCCAAGAAGGGCCTCGTCGAGCGGCTGCCCGACCCCAGCGACCGGCGCGGGGTGCTGGTCCGGCTGACGCCGGAGGGGCGCGACCGCGCCGACCAGTCCCTCGCGGGACTGCTGGCCCAGGAACGGGCGATCCTGGCCCAGCTCTCCACGGCCCAGCGTGGCGACCTCGCCGGGCTGCTACGCCAGTTGACCGCTCCGTTCGACAACATCCCCGGCTAG
- a CDS encoding PQQ-binding-like beta-propeller repeat protein, translated as MSTPPPPSQPPSGGFGGPPPPPGPPQQPAQPPTVPAQPPAAPPAQAGYGYPQPQAQPGYGYPQQPSTLQAPAQPQYAAPAGGGGGDKRAQLMIVGAAVLSMALIIGGGFWYVSGDEGGAAQPTANGTSGSPDGDKGQAGTPGSEKVPTNPKSKELAKVPSPAPAEVVSVDGSWMTDTTYVKSDVAKVVGYNLVDGGKKWELPLPANICGATKHISDNKSAILFEEGMATNEKKYPQCTQVGVIDLNTGKLLWSATAKSATGGDKPVSFKEVTLSGQTVAAGGLSGGAAWNLADGKSLWAPKTDGEGCYDMGYAGGEALAVLRKCGRSSNETLYAQALDPVTGAPKSSYKLSAGIEWAGIISTKPLIVAADVGDTAKNATNVSDLFVVDDAGQLKTRIGLAAGSYAPKCPATEVEQCSNMVIGNGKVYLPSYEHQGTSSSGRTNEIVSFDLETGKPTSDRADAGERYTMYPLRMDGSNIIAYKVPPYDGGGQIVSIDGKTMKQTVLMQNPADKASQRAESSFSLDHSEFRYHNGRLFIARTTVRKPYSEKADPEYLFVSYAAS; from the coding sequence ATGAGTACCCCGCCGCCCCCCAGCCAGCCGCCCTCCGGCGGTTTCGGCGGCCCCCCGCCGCCGCCCGGCCCCCCGCAGCAGCCGGCCCAGCCGCCGACCGTCCCCGCCCAGCCGCCCGCGGCCCCGCCCGCCCAGGCCGGCTACGGCTACCCGCAGCCCCAGGCACAGCCCGGCTACGGCTACCCGCAGCAGCCCAGCACCCTCCAGGCCCCGGCCCAGCCGCAGTACGCCGCCCCGGCGGGCGGCGGCGGCGGCGACAAGCGCGCCCAGCTGATGATCGTCGGCGCGGCCGTGCTGTCCATGGCCCTCATCATCGGCGGCGGCTTCTGGTACGTCTCCGGCGACGAGGGCGGCGCCGCGCAGCCCACCGCGAACGGCACCAGCGGCTCGCCCGACGGCGACAAGGGCCAGGCCGGCACGCCCGGCAGCGAGAAGGTCCCGACCAACCCCAAGTCGAAGGAGCTGGCCAAGGTCCCGAGCCCGGCGCCGGCCGAGGTGGTCTCCGTCGACGGCTCCTGGATGACCGACACCACCTACGTCAAGTCCGACGTGGCGAAGGTCGTCGGCTACAACCTGGTCGACGGCGGCAAGAAGTGGGAGCTCCCGCTCCCCGCCAACATCTGCGGCGCCACCAAGCACATCAGCGACAACAAGTCGGCCATCCTCTTCGAGGAGGGCATGGCGACCAACGAGAAGAAGTACCCGCAGTGCACCCAGGTCGGCGTCATCGACCTGAACACCGGCAAGCTCCTCTGGTCCGCCACCGCCAAGTCCGCCACCGGCGGCGACAAGCCGGTCTCCTTCAAGGAGGTCACCCTCAGCGGCCAGACCGTCGCCGCGGGCGGCCTGTCCGGCGGCGCCGCCTGGAACCTCGCCGACGGCAAGTCCCTGTGGGCCCCGAAGACGGACGGCGAAGGCTGCTACGACATGGGCTACGCGGGCGGCGAGGCCCTGGCCGTCCTGCGCAAGTGCGGCCGCAGCTCCAACGAGACCCTGTACGCGCAGGCCCTCGACCCGGTCACCGGCGCGCCGAAGTCCTCGTACAAGCTGTCCGCGGGCATCGAGTGGGCCGGCATCATCTCCACGAAGCCGCTCATCGTCGCCGCCGACGTCGGCGACACCGCCAAGAACGCCACCAACGTCAGCGACCTCTTCGTCGTCGACGACGCGGGCCAGCTCAAGACCCGCATCGGCCTGGCCGCCGGCAGCTACGCCCCCAAGTGCCCCGCCACCGAGGTCGAGCAGTGCTCGAACATGGTCATCGGCAACGGCAAGGTCTACCTGCCCTCGTACGAGCACCAGGGCACGTCCTCCAGCGGCCGCACCAACGAGATCGTCTCCTTCGACCTGGAGACCGGAAAGCCCACCAGCGACCGCGCCGACGCGGGCGAGCGGTACACCATGTACCCGCTGCGCATGGACGGGTCGAACATCATCGCCTACAAGGTGCCCCCGTACGACGGAGGCGGCCAGATCGTCAGCATCGACGGCAAGACGATGAAGCAGACCGTCCTGATGCAGAACCCGGCGGACAAGGCCAGCCAGCGCGCCGAGAGCTCCTTCTCGCTGGACCACTCGGAGTTCCGCTACCACAACGGGCGCCTGTTCATCGCCCGTACGACGGTGCGCAAGCCGTACTCGGAGAAGGCCGACCCGGAGTACCTCTTCGTCTCCTACGCGGCGAGCTGA
- a CDS encoding acyl-CoA desaturase, with amino-acid sequence MTISPELIEDSSAPSAPSATRGGEQKRSVEQIALLLFITVPFLALLAAVPLAWGWGVTWLDLGLMVFMYFLACHGITIGFHRYFTHGSFKAKRPLRIALAIMGSMAVEGPLVRWVADHRKHHKYSDHEGDPHSPWRFGETVPALMKGLWWAHIGWLFDEEQTNQQKYAPDLIKDPAIRRISRDFVLWTIVSLAIPPLVGGLVTMSWWGAFTAFFWGSLVRVALLHHVTWSINSICHAVGKRPFKSRDRSGNVWWLAVLSCGESWHNLHHADPTSARHGVLRGQVDSSARLIRWFELLGWASDVRWPSGARIDARRKEKTPNAA; translated from the coding sequence ATGACCATCAGTCCCGAACTGATCGAGGACTCCTCGGCGCCTTCCGCGCCCTCCGCTACGCGCGGCGGTGAGCAGAAGCGCTCCGTCGAGCAGATCGCGCTGCTGCTGTTCATCACCGTGCCCTTCCTGGCCCTGCTGGCGGCGGTCCCGCTGGCCTGGGGCTGGGGGGTGACCTGGCTGGACCTCGGCCTCATGGTCTTCATGTACTTCCTGGCCTGCCACGGGATCACCATCGGCTTCCACCGTTACTTCACGCACGGTTCCTTCAAGGCGAAGCGGCCCCTGCGGATCGCGCTGGCGATCATGGGGTCGATGGCGGTGGAGGGTCCGCTGGTGCGCTGGGTGGCGGACCACCGCAAGCACCACAAGTACTCCGACCACGAGGGCGACCCGCATTCGCCGTGGCGGTTCGGCGAGACGGTGCCGGCGCTGATGAAGGGCCTGTGGTGGGCGCACATCGGCTGGCTCTTCGACGAGGAGCAGACCAACCAGCAGAAGTACGCCCCGGACCTGATCAAGGACCCGGCGATCCGGCGGATCTCGCGCGACTTCGTCCTGTGGACCATCGTCTCGCTGGCGATCCCGCCGCTGGTGGGCGGTCTGGTGACGATGTCCTGGTGGGGCGCGTTCACGGCCTTCTTCTGGGGTTCGCTGGTGCGCGTGGCGCTGCTGCACCACGTGACGTGGTCGATCAACTCGATCTGCCACGCGGTGGGCAAGCGGCCGTTCAAGTCCCGCGACCGCAGCGGCAACGTGTGGTGGCTGGCGGTGCTGTCGTGCGGGGAGTCCTGGCACAACCTGCACCACGCGGACCCGACCTCGGCCCGGCACGGAGTGCTGCGCGGGCAGGTCGATTCGAGTGCCCGGCTGATCCGCTGGTTCGAGCTGCTGGGCTGGGCCTCCGACGTGCGCTGGCCGTCCGGGGCGAGGATCGACGCCCGGCGCAAGGAAAAGACGCCGAACGCGGCATGA
- a CDS encoding VOC family protein — protein sequence MLTAVDHVQLAAPPGSEDKLRAYYQDVLGMREISKPAVLAARGGCWFATGTVQLHLGVEEDFRPARKAHPGLRVTGIEEYARRLRERGAEVVWDDNLPGHRRFYSHDPVGNRLEFLEKKDPQPPTGR from the coding sequence GTGCTGACCGCAGTCGACCACGTCCAACTCGCCGCACCGCCCGGCTCGGAGGACAAGCTGCGCGCCTACTACCAAGACGTCCTCGGCATGAGGGAGATCTCCAAACCCGCCGTCCTCGCCGCGCGCGGGGGCTGCTGGTTCGCCACCGGAACCGTGCAGCTGCACCTGGGCGTCGAAGAGGACTTCCGGCCGGCCCGCAAGGCACACCCCGGACTGCGGGTGACAGGCATCGAGGAGTACGCGCGCAGACTCCGGGAGCGCGGCGCCGAGGTCGTCTGGGACGACAACTTGCCGGGCCACCGCCGCTTCTACTCCCACGACCCGGTCGGCAACCGGCTCGAGTTCCTCGAGAAGAAGGACCCGCAGCCGCCGACGGGCCGCTGA
- a CDS encoding TetR/AcrR family transcriptional regulator produces the protein MGDVGNDGSSSSSDKPRRGRRVRMTGAERRQQLLDIGRALFAEKGFEGTSVEEIAAKAGVSKPVVYEHFGGKEGLYAVVVDREMRQLLDGVTGALTAGHPRELLEQAAFALLDYIENYTDGFRILVRDSPVAQSTGTFASLISDIATQVEDILGLEFKARGFDPKLAPLYAQALVGMVALTGQWWLETRQPKKAEVAAHLVNLSWHGLENLEAKPRLVGHRKS, from the coding sequence ATGGGTGACGTGGGAAACGACGGCAGCAGTTCCAGCAGCGACAAGCCCAGGCGAGGACGCCGGGTCCGGATGACGGGCGCCGAACGGCGCCAGCAACTGCTGGACATCGGCCGCGCCCTGTTCGCCGAGAAGGGTTTCGAGGGCACTTCGGTGGAGGAGATCGCGGCGAAGGCCGGGGTGTCCAAGCCGGTGGTGTACGAGCACTTCGGCGGCAAGGAGGGCCTGTACGCGGTGGTCGTGGACCGCGAGATGCGCCAACTCCTGGACGGGGTCACGGGCGCGCTGACGGCCGGACACCCGCGGGAGCTGCTGGAACAGGCCGCGTTCGCCCTGCTGGACTACATCGAGAACTACACCGACGGCTTCCGGATCCTGGTGCGGGACTCCCCCGTGGCCCAGTCGACGGGCACCTTCGCTTCGCTGATCAGTGATATCGCCACGCAGGTGGAGGACATCCTGGGGCTGGAGTTCAAGGCCCGCGGCTTCGATCCGAAGCTGGCCCCGCTGTACGCGCAGGCGCTGGTCGGGATGGTGGCGCTGACGGGCCAGTGGTGGCTGGAGACCCGGCAGCCGAAGAAGGCCGAGGTCGCGGCGCACCTGGTGAACCTGTCCTGGCACGGGCTGGAGAACCTGGAGGCGAAGCCGCGGCTGGTGGGTCACCGCAAGAGCTGA
- a CDS encoding trans-aconitate 2-methyltransferase, whose translation MHSDIAPAVRPHTLDDGAAPSAPVWDPQQYLRHAGHRTRPFLDLMTRIPELPTRPARIADLGCGPGNVTALLADRWPDARITGFDLSPQMLQRATAEYAGPTPGGGRLDFRHADLADWMPEETYDLIVSNAALQWVPSHPGSFAAWINGLRPGGTFAFQIPGNFTAPSHRLLAELCDTPRWRGRLAGHGARYIHILEPAEYLARFTELGCEVDVWETTYSQLLQGSDPVLDWVKGTALRPVLTALGEDREAVDRFLTEYREALRAAYPPGPRGTVFPFRRIFAVARKEA comes from the coding sequence ATGCATTCCGATATCGCGCCGGCCGTGCGCCCCCACACCCTGGACGACGGCGCCGCCCCGTCCGCACCCGTCTGGGATCCCCAGCAGTACCTCCGTCACGCCGGCCACCGCACGCGTCCCTTCCTCGACCTGATGACCCGCATACCAGAGCTCCCTACCCGGCCCGCCCGCATCGCCGACCTCGGCTGCGGCCCCGGCAACGTCACCGCGCTGCTCGCCGACCGCTGGCCCGATGCCCGCATCACCGGCTTCGACCTCTCCCCGCAGATGCTCCAGCGCGCCACCGCCGAGTACGCCGGACCCACCCCCGGCGGCGGCCGGCTCGACTTCCGCCACGCCGACCTCGCCGACTGGATGCCCGAGGAGACGTACGACCTCATCGTGTCCAACGCGGCCCTGCAATGGGTGCCCAGCCACCCCGGCTCCTTCGCCGCCTGGATCAACGGCCTGCGCCCCGGCGGCACCTTCGCCTTCCAGATCCCCGGCAACTTCACCGCCCCCAGCCACCGGCTGCTCGCCGAACTGTGCGACACCCCGCGCTGGCGCGGCCGCCTCGCCGGACACGGAGCGCGCTACATCCACATCCTCGAACCCGCCGAGTACCTCGCCCGGTTCACCGAGCTCGGCTGCGAGGTCGACGTCTGGGAGACCACCTACTCCCAGCTCCTCCAGGGATCCGACCCCGTCCTCGACTGGGTCAAGGGCACCGCCCTGCGGCCCGTGCTCACCGCCCTCGGCGAGGACCGCGAGGCCGTCGACCGCTTCCTCACCGAATACCGCGAGGCCCTGCGCGCCGCCTACCCGCCAGGCCCGCGCGGCACCGTCTTCCCGTTCCGCCGCATCTTCGCCGTCGCCCGCAAGGAGGCCTGA
- a CDS encoding LuxR C-terminal-related transcriptional regulator, with amino-acid sequence MGVRVMVVDEHRLLAEALASALKLRGHRVLAAAAPAAGAAELVVSRAPEVCLFGTATPAEPGVFEPVVRIKRERPQIAVVVLGPVPSPIGIAAAFAAGASGYVRQDERIEGVERALAKARAGEVAISPQLLQGAFAELLNPAAQPDDEGSRLLRLLTPREVEVLFRVAEGEDTRLIAAGMAIAPSTARTHVQRVLMKLGVGSRLEAAALAARTGLLDRAVLPARAQPQEDARPSGD; translated from the coding sequence ATGGGCGTACGGGTCATGGTGGTCGACGAGCACCGGCTGCTGGCCGAGGCGCTCGCCTCGGCCCTGAAACTGCGCGGGCACCGCGTGCTCGCGGCGGCCGCGCCGGCGGCCGGAGCCGCCGAACTGGTCGTCAGCCGCGCCCCGGAGGTGTGCCTGTTCGGCACCGCCACGCCGGCGGAGCCCGGGGTCTTCGAGCCGGTGGTCCGGATCAAACGGGAGCGCCCGCAGATCGCCGTCGTGGTGCTGGGCCCGGTGCCGAGCCCGATCGGGATCGCGGCCGCCTTCGCCGCCGGTGCCTCGGGATACGTACGCCAGGACGAGCGCATCGAGGGCGTCGAGCGGGCCCTGGCCAAGGCGCGGGCGGGGGAGGTCGCCATCTCCCCGCAGCTGCTCCAGGGGGCCTTCGCGGAGCTGCTGAACCCCGCCGCCCAGCCCGACGACGAGGGCAGCCGGCTACTGAGGCTGCTGACCCCGCGCGAGGTCGAGGTGCTGTTCCGGGTCGCGGAGGGCGAGGACACCCGGCTCATCGCCGCCGGGATGGCCATCGCGCCGAGCACAGCCCGTACACATGTGCAGCGGGTACTGATGAAGCTGGGCGTGGGGTCACGGCTGGAGGCCGCCGCCCTGGCCGCCCGTACCGGGCTGCTGGACCGGGCCGTGCTGCCCGCGCGGGCACAGCCGCAGGAGGACGCGCGGCCGTCCGGGGACTGA
- a CDS encoding PQQ-binding-like beta-propeller repeat protein yields the protein MTEPPQPPNQPPTPSGYGHLPGPPQPGYGYPPQGANPYAQQQQPPTVPQPLAQQGGYGFPPPGPGMPPGPPAPGGPRRRKGAVVVAAAVAGVLVLGAGGYFVFLGDDESGPKTPVAQGSTPADPKPSGSPSVDKGDGSGNGSGEQTDLNAGRKPGEGKVLWFKTAKLQGPGAGIQAKGQWVVGDTVVKTLDKSVIAYAVTDGKEKWKLDFRTEVCGLTDQTTGDGKTVMAVKDGEGSSATCNQLKLVDLKTGKEGWTKEVVKENLFDGGNSVALSLTGDTVAVNRLANTSAYRISTGDKLFSGNSPEGCQAGQYAAGNGKMLGIAMCLDDDKTTEVQDADPVTGKKTWSYRLPKGWRVNGVYSVFPTVLDIGNRDTKERAVIALTADGKKRSSMAAEGSFEVNCGSGSVDNLQGCGSSAVDGDTLYLRTTTESGTDNEIVAFDLATGKAKWRHKAGDQRNWHPLKAANGQLTVYRGSVRDEPGEVVTMAAAGGEPKSLLRMPSGPAAKVEGSFITYSLRAYEGGRYITSATSLTGDGKDERLLMVFGK from the coding sequence ATGACCGAGCCGCCCCAGCCGCCGAACCAGCCGCCGACCCCTTCCGGTTACGGCCACTTGCCCGGGCCCCCGCAGCCCGGATACGGCTACCCGCCGCAGGGCGCCAACCCGTACGCGCAGCAGCAGCAGCCGCCGACCGTCCCGCAGCCGCTGGCCCAGCAGGGCGGGTACGGCTTCCCGCCGCCCGGGCCCGGCATGCCCCCCGGCCCGCCGGCTCCCGGCGGACCGCGCCGCCGCAAGGGGGCGGTCGTCGTCGCGGCGGCGGTCGCGGGTGTCCTCGTACTCGGCGCCGGCGGCTACTTCGTCTTCCTCGGCGACGACGAGTCCGGCCCCAAGACGCCCGTCGCGCAGGGCTCCACGCCCGCCGACCCCAAGCCCTCGGGCTCCCCTTCGGTGGACAAGGGCGACGGCAGCGGCAACGGCAGCGGCGAGCAGACCGACCTGAACGCGGGCCGCAAGCCCGGCGAGGGCAAGGTCCTGTGGTTCAAGACGGCCAAGCTCCAGGGCCCCGGCGCCGGCATCCAGGCCAAGGGGCAGTGGGTGGTCGGCGACACCGTCGTCAAGACCCTCGACAAGTCCGTCATCGCGTATGCCGTCACCGACGGCAAGGAGAAGTGGAAGCTCGACTTCCGTACGGAGGTCTGCGGGCTCACCGACCAGACCACCGGCGACGGCAAGACCGTCATGGCCGTCAAGGACGGCGAGGGCTCCAGCGCGACCTGCAACCAGCTGAAGCTGGTCGACCTGAAGACCGGCAAGGAGGGCTGGACCAAGGAGGTCGTCAAGGAGAACCTCTTCGACGGCGGCAACTCCGTGGCCCTGTCCCTCACCGGCGACACCGTCGCCGTCAACCGGCTGGCCAACACCAGCGCCTACCGGATCAGCACCGGCGACAAGCTCTTCTCCGGCAACAGCCCCGAGGGCTGCCAGGCGGGCCAGTACGCCGCCGGCAACGGCAAGATGCTCGGCATCGCCATGTGCCTGGACGACGACAAGACCACCGAGGTCCAGGACGCCGACCCGGTCACCGGCAAGAAGACCTGGTCCTACCGGCTGCCCAAGGGCTGGCGCGTCAACGGCGTGTACTCCGTCTTCCCGACCGTCCTCGACATCGGCAACCGGGACACCAAGGAGCGCGCCGTCATCGCCCTCACGGCGGACGGCAAGAAGCGCTCCAGCATGGCCGCCGAAGGCTCCTTCGAGGTCAACTGCGGTAGCGGCAGCGTGGACAACCTCCAGGGCTGCGGCAGTTCCGCGGTCGACGGCGACACCCTCTACCTGCGGACGACGACGGAGAGCGGCACCGACAACGAGATCGTCGCCTTCGACCTCGCCACCGGCAAGGCCAAGTGGCGCCACAAGGCCGGCGACCAGCGCAACTGGCACCCGCTCAAGGCGGCGAACGGGCAGCTGACCGTCTACCGCGGCAGCGTCCGCGACGAGCCCGGCGAGGTCGTCACCATGGCGGCCGCCGGCGGCGAGCCCAAGTCGCTGCTGCGCATGCCCTCGGGCCCCGCCGCGAAGGTCGAGGGCTCCTTCATCACGTACTCGCTGCGGGCCTACGAGGGCGGCCGGTACATCACCTCCGCCACCTCGCTGACCGGCGACGGCAAGGACGAGCGACTCCTGATGGTCTTCGGCAAGTGA